In the Variovorax sp. S12S4 genome, one interval contains:
- a CDS encoding aminotransferase-like domain-containing protein — MQFASRLDNVETSAIRELFKLLGKPGIISFAGGFPDSAMFDVEGLKEASQKALTEEPGGALQYGATEGYEPLRTQLSAFMKTKGVDVDPSGLIVTTGSQQALDLLGKTMISPGDKVIVEGPTFLATIQCFRLYGAQLISAPIDANGVKTDELEKLIAEHKPKFVYLIPTFGNPSGAMLSLERRKKVLELAVKYQTLIVEDDPYGDLYFGEAPPPSIMALSKDVPGSRELLAHCGSLSKVLSPGLRIGWMIAPAELLAKATMCKQFSDAHTSTFSQATAAQYLKSGRMPATLAHVREVYGQRAQAMGAALKRELGDAVSFTQPQGGLFFWARLTGANGKLADATELAKRAIEQLVAFVPGAPFYAEKPDLATLRLSFATADVAKIEEGVKRLGQAL, encoded by the coding sequence ATGCAATTCGCTTCCCGCCTCGACAACGTCGAAACCTCCGCCATCCGCGAACTCTTCAAGCTGCTGGGCAAGCCCGGCATCATCAGCTTTGCGGGCGGATTTCCCGACAGCGCCATGTTCGACGTCGAGGGCCTGAAGGAGGCGAGCCAGAAGGCGCTGACCGAAGAACCCGGCGGCGCGCTGCAATATGGCGCCACCGAGGGCTACGAGCCGCTGCGCACGCAGCTCAGTGCCTTCATGAAGACCAAGGGCGTCGACGTGGACCCGAGCGGCCTGATCGTCACCACCGGCAGCCAGCAGGCGCTCGACCTGCTGGGCAAGACCATGATCTCGCCCGGTGACAAGGTGATCGTCGAAGGCCCGACCTTCCTGGCCACCATCCAGTGCTTTCGCTTGTACGGCGCGCAGCTCATCAGCGCGCCCATCGACGCCAACGGCGTGAAGACCGACGAGCTTGAAAAACTCATTGCGGAGCACAAGCCCAAGTTCGTCTACCTGATTCCCACCTTCGGCAACCCGAGCGGCGCCATGCTGAGCCTGGAGCGCCGCAAGAAGGTGCTCGAGCTGGCCGTCAAGTACCAGACGCTGATCGTCGAGGACGACCCGTACGGCGATCTCTACTTCGGCGAAGCGCCCCCGCCGTCGATCATGGCTTTGAGCAAGGACGTGCCGGGCAGCCGCGAGCTGCTCGCGCATTGCGGCAGCCTGAGCAAGGTGCTGAGCCCCGGCCTTCGCATCGGCTGGATGATTGCGCCGGCCGAGCTGCTGGCCAAGGCCACCATGTGCAAGCAGTTCAGCGATGCGCACACCAGCACCTTCTCGCAGGCCACGGCCGCGCAATACCTCAAGAGCGGCCGCATGCCGGCCACGCTGGCGCATGTGCGGGAGGTGTACGGCCAACGGGCGCAGGCCATGGGCGCGGCGCTGAAGCGCGAGTTGGGCGACGCGGTGAGCTTTACCCAGCCGCAGGGCGGGTTGTTCTTCTGGGCCCGCCTGACGGGTGCCAACGGCAAGCTGGCCGATGCAACCGAACTGGCCAAGCGCGCGATCGAGCAGCTGGTGGCCTTTGTGCCGGGCGCACCGTTCTATGCCGAGAAGCCCGACCTGGCGACGCTGCGGTTGAGCTTTGCGACGGCGGACGTGGCGAAGATCGAAGAGGGCGTGAAGCGCCTGGGCCAGGCCTTGTAG
- the nth gene encoding endonuclease III, protein MPLFFATLQAANPTPETELEYATPFELLAAVLLSAQATDVGVNKATRKLFPVANTPQAILRLGVEGLEEYIKTIGLYRSKAKHLIETCRILVEQHGGEVPRTRAELEALPGVGRKTANVVLNVAFGEATIAVDTHIFRVSNRTGLAPGKTPLEVELKLEKRVPFEFRLHAHHWLILHGRYICVARTPKCWECAVAPYCNYKPKTPRPKSA, encoded by the coding sequence ATCCCCCTCTTCTTCGCCACCCTGCAGGCGGCCAACCCCACCCCTGAAACCGAGCTTGAATACGCCACGCCCTTCGAGCTGCTGGCCGCCGTGCTGCTCTCGGCGCAGGCCACCGACGTGGGCGTGAACAAGGCCACGCGCAAGCTCTTTCCGGTGGCGAACACGCCCCAAGCCATCCTGAGGCTGGGTGTGGAGGGGCTGGAGGAATACATCAAGACCATCGGGCTCTACCGCAGCAAGGCCAAGCACCTGATCGAGACTTGCCGCATTCTTGTGGAGCAGCACGGCGGCGAAGTGCCGCGCACGCGCGCCGAGCTCGAGGCGCTGCCGGGCGTCGGGCGCAAGACCGCCAACGTGGTGCTCAACGTGGCGTTCGGCGAGGCGACGATTGCCGTGGATACGCACATCTTTCGCGTCAGCAACCGCACCGGGCTTGCGCCGGGCAAGACGCCGCTCGAAGTGGAGCTCAAGCTGGAGAAGCGCGTGCCTTTCGAGTTTCGGCTGCATGCGCACCACTGGCTCATCTTGCACGGGCGCTACATCTGCGTGGCGCGCACGCCGAAGTGCTGGGAATGCGCAGTGGCGCCCTACTGCAACTACAAGCCGAAGACGCCGCGGCCCAAGTCGGCCTGA
- a CDS encoding SDR family NAD(P)-dependent oxidoreductase, giving the protein MQDEEVKRPLKGRVAVVTGASRGAGRGIALELGAAGATVYVTGRSTRAQPAESYGRILALSELEALPGSIDETADELTRMGGHGIAVRCDHTQEDDVASLFARVQREQGRLDLLVNNAWGGHETFNGVFEAPFWEHPLSNWESMFDRGVRNHLLASRFAAPLMVVQKSGLIAITSFWDRDKYLRGNLFYDLAKSAMNRLAFGMAEELRPHGVASLALSPGWMRTEFVLAGHKTDEAHWHERPALARTESPRYLGRAIAALAGDAGVMQKSGGVHRVADLAREYGFTDTDGRQPEAFEL; this is encoded by the coding sequence ATGCAAGACGAAGAAGTGAAGAGGCCGCTGAAGGGCCGCGTGGCCGTGGTGACCGGCGCCAGCCGGGGCGCCGGCCGCGGCATTGCCCTGGAGCTGGGCGCGGCGGGGGCCACCGTGTACGTGACAGGCCGCAGCACGCGCGCGCAGCCGGCCGAAAGCTATGGACGCATCCTTGCGCTCTCGGAACTCGAAGCCCTGCCGGGCAGCATCGACGAGACGGCCGACGAACTCACGCGCATGGGCGGCCACGGCATTGCGGTGCGCTGCGACCACACGCAGGAAGACGACGTGGCAAGCCTCTTCGCGCGGGTGCAGCGCGAGCAGGGCCGCTTGGACCTGCTGGTGAATAACGCCTGGGGCGGGCACGAAACCTTCAACGGCGTTTTCGAGGCGCCGTTCTGGGAACACCCGCTTTCCAACTGGGAGTCGATGTTCGACCGCGGCGTGCGCAACCACCTGCTGGCGAGCCGGTTCGCGGCGCCGCTCATGGTGGTGCAGAAGAGCGGCCTGATCGCGATCACCAGCTTCTGGGACCGCGACAAGTACCTGCGCGGCAACCTGTTCTACGATCTCGCCAAGTCGGCGATGAACCGGTTGGCCTTTGGCATGGCCGAGGAACTCCGCCCGCACGGTGTGGCCTCGCTCGCGCTTTCACCGGGCTGGATGCGAACCGAGTTCGTGCTCGCTGGGCACAAGACCGACGAAGCGCATTGGCATGAACGCCCGGCGCTCGCAAGAACCGAGTCGCCGCGCTACCTGGGCCGCGCCATTGCCGCGCTGGCGGGCGACGCGGGGGTGATGCAGAAAAGCGGCGGCGTGCACCGCGTGGCCGATCTGGCGCGTGAATACGGCTTTACCGACACCGACGGACGGCAGCCCGAAGCATTCGAGCTCTAG
- a CDS encoding helix-turn-helix domain-containing protein — MPAQPSHERLYVRLDEDPLHGPEAAMPAGSLQAFPVAAPLRAHVAHILLYREALPDGREVLERVLPDGAVRLVFNLGDAPSAGDGAGQPVEAIGASAAPALVRLRGRVEGLSVTLRPGAAAALLGMPAGEIAGTAVHLDQLWRGQGAELRERMAEARDDASRVAVLCAMLGQRLARADTALQPAAPMATIRAAQLIAESGGRQSLHEVAAAVGVGERRLQQLFQQQVGLSPRTWGRLARLHACLRALRQPRPRMPGWAELALDGGFYDQSHLVNEFKALSGLTPTEFLGRTVSVSSNTAA; from the coding sequence ATGCCCGCACAGCCTTCCCACGAGCGCCTGTACGTTCGCCTCGACGAGGACCCCTTGCACGGGCCCGAGGCTGCGATGCCGGCGGGCTCATTGCAGGCCTTCCCGGTTGCAGCGCCGTTGCGCGCGCATGTCGCGCACATCCTGCTCTATCGCGAAGCGCTGCCTGACGGGCGCGAAGTGCTCGAGCGCGTGCTGCCCGACGGCGCGGTGCGGCTGGTTTTCAACCTTGGCGATGCGCCCTCTGCGGGCGACGGCGCCGGGCAGCCCGTTGAAGCAATCGGCGCTTCGGCCGCGCCGGCGCTGGTGCGGCTGCGCGGCAGGGTCGAGGGGCTGTCGGTCACGCTGCGCCCCGGCGCGGCCGCGGCGCTGCTCGGCATGCCGGCCGGGGAGATTGCCGGCACCGCGGTGCACCTCGATCAACTCTGGCGTGGCCAAGGCGCCGAACTGCGCGAACGCATGGCAGAAGCGCGTGACGACGCCTCGCGGGTTGCGGTGCTGTGCGCCATGCTCGGGCAGCGGCTGGCGCGGGCCGACACGGCTCTTCAACCGGCCGCCCCTATGGCCACGATAAGGGCGGCGCAGCTGATCGCGGAATCGGGTGGTCGGCAATCGCTGCACGAGGTGGCGGCTGCGGTCGGCGTCGGCGAGCGCCGTTTGCAGCAGCTGTTCCAGCAGCAGGTGGGCCTCTCGCCGCGCACGTGGGGCAGGCTCGCGCGGCTGCATGCCTGCCTGCGCGCCTTGCGGCAGCCACGGCCGCGCATGCCCGGCTGGGCGGAGCTAGCGCTTGACGGCGGCTTCTACGACCAGTCGCACCTCGTCAACGAGTTCAAGGCGCTGAGCGGCCTCACGCCGACCGAGTTTCTCGGCCGCACGGTTTCGGTTTCTTCCAATACAGCGGCGTGA